From Camelina sativa cultivar DH55 chromosome 7, Cs, whole genome shotgun sequence, one genomic window encodes:
- the LOC104701569 gene encoding mitotic checkpoint protein BUB3.3, with amino-acid sequence MSRGDRLQFENPIEDAVSRLRFSPESNNLLVASWDSYLRLYNVESSSLSLELYSQAALLDCCFEDDSTSFSSGSDGFIRRYDLNAGTVDTIGRHDDIATSIVYSCDKGEVISTGLDEKIKFWDTRQRESLVFTTDASAAVRCITVSGNNLVVCMDASIHIYDLRNLDQAFRSCASQVEVPIRCVTSVPYSRGYAVGSVDGQVAVDFPDTSCPSETKYSFRCHPKCRNGRIDGVSVNAVEFSPCGSGTFVTGDNEGYVISWNAKSRRRLFELPRYSNSIASLAYNHTGKLLAVASSHTYQTANEKEEAPQVFIHRL; translated from the exons ATGAGCCGAGGAGATCGACTTCAATTTGAAAACCCTATAGAGGATGCGGTTTCGAGGCTCAGATTCTCACCAGAATCAAACAATCTCCTTGTTGCTTCTTGGGATTCC TATCTGAGATTGTATAATGTGGAGAGCTCTTCGCTTAGTCTAGAGTTGTACTCTCAAGCTGCTCTTCTTGATTGCTGTTTCGAGGATGATTCAACTTCGTTTTCCTCTGGCTCTGATGGATTTATCCGAAG GTACGATTTAAACGCCGGAACAGTTGATACAATTGGAAGACATGATGACATTGCAACATCCATTGTATACTCTTGTGATAAAG GTGAAGTTATATCTACTGGCTTGGATGAGAAGATCAAATTCTGGGATACAAGACAAAGAGAAAGTCTTGTATTTACGACTGATGCTAGTGCAGCAGTGAGATGCATCACTGTATCTGGAAACAACCTTGTTGTTTGCATGGATGCTTCAATTCATATTTACGATTTGCGTAACTTAGATCAAGCTTTTCGATCGTGTGCATCCCAAGTGGAGGTGCCAATCAGATGTGTCACCTCTGTACCTTATTCCAGAG GATATGCAGTTGGGTCAGTAGATGGACAAGTAGCTGTAGATTTCCCTGATACATCGTGCCCAAGTGAGACTAA ATACAGTTTCCGATGTCACCCCAAGTGTAGAAATGGAAGAATTGATGGTGTAAGCGTAAACGCTGTCGAATTTAGCCCATG TGGGTCAGGTACTTTTGTGACTGGGGACAATGAAGGCTATGTGATCTCATGGAATGCTAAAAGCAGAAGAAGACTCTTTGAG TTGCCAAGGTACTCAAACAGCATCGCATCGTTAGCATACAACCACACTGGAAAGCTCTTGGCTGTTGCATCAAGCCACACTTACCAAACAGCTAACGAGAA GGAAGAAGCACCTCAAGTGTTCATACACAGGCTTTGA
- the LOC104701568 gene encoding cell division topological specificity factor homolog, chloroplastic-like isoform X1 codes for MAMSSGTLRFSATLVSPYHHHHPNRLSLPSSSSKVDSTGFISIGVNSLEAQKFPGVAISRENARGHVKVLARNTGGYELGPSPAEQEIESFLLNAINMSFFDRLNIAWKVIFPSPASRRSSNARIAKQRLKMILFSDRCDVSDEAKRKIVNNIIHALSDFVEIESEDKVQLNVSTDGDLGTVYSVTVPVRRVKPEYQDVDEAGTITNVEYKDTRDGSVDVRFDFYVPE; via the exons ATGGCGATGTCTTCTGGGACTCTGAGGTTCTCTGCTACCTTAGTATCtccttatcatcatcaccatcctaATCGCCTCTcgttaccttcttcttcttccaag GTTGATTCCACGGGTTTCATAAGCATTGGGGTAAACAGTTTGGAAGCTCAGAAATTTCCCGGAGTGGCGATCAGCCGTGAAAACGCACGTGGTCATGTGAAGGTACTTGCAAGGAACACGGGAGGCTATGAACTAGGACCAAGCCCAGCTGAGCAAGAGATAGAGAGCTTTCTCTTGAACGCCATCAACATGAGTTTCTTTGACCGGTTAAACATAGCTTGGAAAGTAATATTCCCATCGCCAGCTTCAAGAAGAAGCTCCAACGCAAGAATCGCAAAGCAGCGGCTCAAGATGATTCTCTTCTCAGACAGGTGTGACGTTAGTGATGAAGCTAAAAGGAAAATCGTCAACAACATTATCCACGCACTGTCTGATTTCGTAGAGATAGAATCAGAGGATAAAGTTCAGCTGAATGTCTCCACGGACGGTGACCTCGGGACCGTTTACTCAGTCACGGTGCCTGTTAGGAGGGTGAAACCAGAGTACCAAGACGTGGACGAG GCTGGAACCATAACCAACGTGGAATACAAAGACACTCGTGATGGTTCTGTTGATGTCaggtttgatttttatgttcCGGAGTGA
- the LOC104701568 gene encoding cell division topological specificity factor homolog, chloroplastic-like isoform X2, with protein sequence MAMSSGTLRFSATLVSPYHHHHPNRLSLPSSSSKVDSTGFISIGVNSLEAQKFPGVAISRENARGHVKVLARNTGGYELGPSPAEQEIESFLLNAINMSFFDRLNIAWKVIFPSPASRRSSNARIAKQRLKMILFSDRCDVSDEAKRKIVNNIIHALSDFVEIESEDKVQLNVSTDGDLGTVYSVTVPVRRVKPEYQDVDEAGTITNVEYKDTRDGSVDVRFDFYVPE encoded by the exons ATGGCGATGTCTTCTGGGACTCTGAGGTTCTCTGCTACCTTAGTATCtccttatcatcatcaccatcctaATCGCCTCTcgttaccttcttcttcttccaag GTTGATTCCACGGGTTTCATAAGCATTGGGGTAAACAGTTTGGAAGCTCAGAAATTTCCCGGAGTGGCGATCAGCCGTGAAAACGCACGTGGTCATGTGAAGGTACTTGCAAGGAACACGGGAGGCTATGAACTAGGAC CAAGCCCAGCTGAGCAAGAGATAGAGAGCTTTCTCTTGAACGCCATCAACATGAGTTTCTTTGACCGGTTAAACATAGCTTGGAAAGTAATATTCCCATCGCCAGCTTCAAGAAGAAGCTCCAACGCAAGAATCGCAAAGCAGCGGCTCAAGATGATTCTCTTCTCAGACAGGTGTGACGTTAGTGATGAAGCTAAAAGGAAAATCGTCAACAACATTATCCACGCACTGTCTGATTTCGTAGAGATAGAATCAGAGGATAAAGTTCAGCTGAATGTCTCCACGGACGGTGACCTCGGGACCGTTTACTCAGTCACGGTGCCTGTTAGGAGGGTGAAACCAGAGTACCAAGACGTGGACGAGGCTGGAACCATAACCAACGTGGAATACAAAGACACTCGTGATGGTTCTGTTGATGTCaggtttgatttttatgttcCGGAGTGA
- the LOC104701568 gene encoding cell division topological specificity factor homolog, chloroplastic-like isoform X3: MAMSSGTLRFSATLVSPYHHHHPNRLSLPSSSSKVDSTGFISIGVNSLEAQKFPGVAISRENARGHVKVLARNTGGYELGPSPAEQEIESFLLNAINMSFFDRLNIAWKVIFPSPASRRSSNARIAKQRLKMILFSDRCDVSDEAKRKIVNNIIHALSDFVEIESEDKVQLNVSTDGDLGTVYSVTVPVRRVKPEYQDVDEAGTITNVEYKDTRDGSVDVRFDFYVPE; encoded by the exons ATGGCGATGTCTTCTGGGACTCTGAGGTTCTCTGCTACCTTAGTATCtccttatcatcatcaccatcctaATCGCCTCTcgttaccttcttcttcttccaag GTTGATTCCACGGGTTTCATAAGCATTGGGGTAAACAGTTTGGAAGCTCAGAAATTTCCCGGAGTGGCGATCAGCCGTGAAAACGCACGTGGTCATGTGAAGGTACTTGCAAGGAACACGGGAGGCTATGAACTAGGACCAAGCCCAGCTGAGCAAGAG ATAGAGAGCTTTCTCTTGAACGCCATCAACATGAGTTTCTTTGACCGGTTAAACATAGCTTGGAAAGTAATATTCCCATCGCCAGCTTCAAGAAGAAGCTCCAACGCAAGAATCGCAAAGCAGCGGCTCAAGATGATTCTCTTCTCAGACAGGTGTGACGTTAGTGATGAAGCTAAAAGGAAAATCGTCAACAACATTATCCACGCACTGTCTGATTTCGTAGAGATAGAATCAGAGGATAAAGTTCAGCTGAATGTCTCCACGGACGGTGACCTCGGGACCGTTTACTCAGTCACGGTGCCTGTTAGGAGGGTGAAACCAGAGTACCAAGACGTGGACGAGGCTGGAACCATAACCAACGTGGAATACAAAGACACTCGTGATGGTTCTGTTGATGTCaggtttgatttttatgttcCGGAGTGA